One region of Verrucomicrobiota bacterium genomic DNA includes:
- a CDS encoding putative toxin-antitoxin system toxin component, PIN family, whose protein sequence is MTVCLDTGVFLQIFGRRQPFYPILRAWLDGRFTLAVSTEILLGNEEVTTRLSGAQRSRDVLALLELLSQLHHNVRQVEPQFRFNAITTDPDDNKFCDCAIAADADFVITEDRHFDVLKTAGYKPQPIKPDDFIHQHLNI, encoded by the coding sequence ATGACGGTCTGCCTGGATACCGGCGTCTTTCTCCAAATCTTCGGGCGGAGGCAGCCGTTTTATCCGATCCTCCGCGCCTGGTTGGACGGCCGGTTTACACTCGCTGTCTCGACTGAAATCCTGCTCGGAAACGAAGAAGTCACAACCAGACTGTCCGGCGCTCAACGCTCGCGTGATGTCCTCGCCTTGCTCGAGTTGCTTTCACAATTGCACCACAATGTCCGTCAAGTCGAACCCCAGTTTCGTTTTAATGCCATCACGACTGACCCTGACGATAATAAATTTTGCGACTGCGCTATCGCCGCCGACGCCGACTTTGTGATTACGGAAGACAGGCACTTCGATGTGCTGAAAACTGCGGGCTATAAGCCACAACCGATCAAGCCCGATGATTTCATTCACCAACATTTGAATATTTAA
- the xseA gene encoding exodeoxyribonuclease VII large subunit has translation MGKVKSQWDFGELFPTEATRKVLTVGELTMQIKRTLEKQVGQVWVTGEVTNLRAQSSGHIYFTLKDASAQLSCVLFRGEAQASRDLLQDGQKIIVQGELTVYEPRGQYQLRVVSVELQGIGALQLAFEKLKQKLQAEGLFAPERKRPLPRYPQRIGLVTSPTGAAIRDVLHVIQRRNPALEIILAPCRVQGEGAAEEIAAAIRLLNEFNAGVQASACRGDEEKGNKLKLELQPDGGIDLLLVTRGGGSLEDLWASNEEVVARAIFESALPVVSAVGHEIDFTISDFVADVRAATPSAAAEIITEGVFASRRFLSEVSDGLRQRMEQRVARERESLEQLAQRVVRTHPRRRLNEKLQQLDDLQGSLSRCVRQGTRNQRVAWQTLAERLLRVRPALILGQRRESLRQKQRRLHEQGRHRVEELRSGWTTLEARLRLLSPEQVLSRGYSITMDVATGKVLRAADQTRAGQRLKTRLHSGEVISRVEN, from the coding sequence ATGGGCAAAGTGAAATCGCAATGGGACTTCGGTGAGTTGTTTCCGACGGAGGCAACGCGCAAAGTGCTCACGGTGGGCGAGCTGACGATGCAGATCAAACGCACACTGGAAAAGCAGGTCGGACAGGTGTGGGTGACGGGCGAAGTTACGAACCTGCGCGCGCAAAGTTCCGGTCACATTTATTTCACCCTCAAGGATGCCAGTGCGCAATTGAGCTGCGTGTTGTTTCGCGGCGAGGCGCAGGCCAGTCGCGACTTGTTGCAGGACGGCCAGAAGATAATTGTTCAAGGCGAGCTCACGGTTTATGAGCCGCGCGGGCAATATCAACTGCGCGTTGTGTCGGTGGAGCTACAGGGCATTGGCGCGTTGCAACTGGCGTTTGAAAAGCTGAAGCAGAAACTCCAGGCCGAGGGACTGTTCGCCCCCGAACGCAAGCGTCCTCTGCCTCGCTACCCACAGCGCATCGGCCTCGTCACGTCGCCGACGGGCGCGGCCATTCGCGACGTGCTGCATGTGATTCAACGGCGCAATCCGGCGTTGGAAATCATCCTCGCGCCGTGCCGGGTGCAGGGCGAAGGTGCGGCGGAGGAAATCGCCGCGGCGATTCGGTTGCTGAATGAATTCAATGCGGGAGTTCAAGCTTCAGCTTGTCGGGGCGATGAAGAAAAGGGGAACAAGCTGAAGCTTGAACTCCAACCAGACGGTGGAATCGACCTCCTTCTGGTCACCCGCGGCGGCGGCAGTCTGGAAGATTTGTGGGCGTCTAACGAGGAAGTCGTGGCGCGCGCGATTTTTGAATCGGCGTTGCCCGTCGTTTCGGCGGTGGGTCACGAGATTGATTTCACCATCAGCGATTTCGTGGCGGATGTCCGGGCCGCCACGCCCAGCGCCGCGGCGGAGATCATTACCGAAGGCGTGTTTGCCAGCCGCCGATTTCTGTCCGAGGTGTCCGACGGCTTGCGTCAACGAATGGAACAGCGCGTGGCGCGCGAGCGGGAATCGTTGGAGCAACTTGCCCAACGGGTGGTTCGCACTCATCCGCGTCGGCGGTTGAACGAAAAGTTGCAACAGCTCGACGATTTGCAAGGCAGTTTGTCGCGCTGCGTCAGACAGGGAACCCGCAACCAGCGCGTCGCCTGGCAAACGTTGGCGGAACGGTTGCTGCGCGTGCGTCCGGCGCTGATTCTTGGGCAGCGGCGGGAGTCGCTGCGTCAAAAGCAACGCCGATTGCACGAGCAGGGGCGTCATCGGGTGGAAGAATTGCGGAGCGGCTGGACGACGTTGGAGGCGCGGCTGCGTCTGCTTTCGCCGGAGCAGGTGTTGTCACGCGGCTACTCCATCACGATGGACGTGGCCACCGGCAAGGTTCTGCGCGCCGCCGATCAAACCAGGGCCGGACAACGGTTGAAGACGCGTTTACATTCAGGCGAGGTCATCAGTCGGGTCGAGAATTAA